A DNA window from uncultured Methanoregula sp. contains the following coding sequences:
- a CDS encoding PAS domain S-box protein, whose translation MLILYVDDEPALLEMGKLFLEMDGEFEVDTVASAPAALELLKTKNYDAILSDYEMPEMNGIELLQQIRSAGNRIPFIMFTGRGREEVVIRALNNGADNYIQKGGDPRIMFAELSHTIQRAVLMRRTLLTLAEQEQRYHDLQNANDLIQSVAPDGRFLFVNKKWTETLGYGEQDLRTLKVFDIIHDESRNHCMEIFPRVIAGESVGLIEATFKTRDGRKIYVEGMVTSQRTEGKQVYTRGIFKDITDKKNAEAALIESEARYRNVVEDQTEFISRCRPDGVHVFVNDAYCRYFSLAREEVIGHRIVPKIFPEDKKRVGDHFASLSPDHPVASITHRIILPDGRIRWQEWSNRAIFDSTGNVVEYQSVGRDVTDLKTAEEELLRKNDEIHAAYEQLAAAEEELRGQYDELVTGEKRIRNSEEKYRTLFNNTIDEVYIHELQPDGSPGIFLEVNEIMCSKLGYTRNELLRMTVQDIVSDAHRKKMENIRHQTVENGISTFYAEHMRKGGSVFPVEVNIHRISLEGKTVVLAAARDITERKRVEEALRERDMMFRVIFDNSPYPIALNRVPDGKFLAVNAAFLQSSGYSESEVLGKSPVDIRLLSLLDYGKLSSHLLTKGKIENLPMILHGKTGIPVHVLFSTIPVTINNQAAILTVTAETTKLKRIEEELLIKNKEIHTAYENIAAAEEELRSNYEELAKRDRELLASEEQFRALFHDNPTMLFTLDPDGSISSVNQFGAESLGYTPAELAGRPVMDVFYPEDHSAVNEQLRICLKSPGKIFSWRFRKIKKDGTVIWVDERARAIAGPDGINHVFVVCQDITEQKRAYDELRLLKISVEEAFDEVLWLDFDGKILYANEAACHISGYTHEEFEKMSIFDLDPDFSPDRYRKSMENLRKKKSHIFTTRHRCKDGTLIEVEVMSVYVNRDNGEYSFSFVRDITERKQTEKILQVTNRKLSLLNSITRHDILNNITLLSGYITLMRDLIKDPKAMKYLEKMDSAKVLITKQIEFTRIYQDLGTTEPIWHDIGNVVEKLPVPEYVTLHNSCTGVRVYADPILEKVFFSLLDNTLRHGKHAKTVRVSAEETPAGLIIRWEDDGAGIPSDEKEIIFQQGYGKNTGLGLFLSREILSITGMTIIESGIPGKGARFEITVPKGIYRYVRQ comes from the coding sequence ATGCTCATCCTCTATGTTGATGATGAGCCTGCCCTTCTCGAGATGGGAAAACTCTTCCTGGAGATGGACGGGGAGTTCGAGGTAGATACGGTTGCATCAGCCCCGGCTGCACTCGAACTATTGAAGACAAAAAATTACGATGCCATTCTTTCGGATTACGAGATGCCGGAAATGAACGGCATCGAGCTGCTGCAGCAGATCCGGTCTGCCGGCAACAGGATCCCGTTCATCATGTTCACCGGACGGGGCCGCGAGGAAGTTGTTATCCGGGCCCTCAATAACGGCGCTGACAACTATATCCAGAAAGGCGGCGATCCCCGCATCATGTTTGCCGAACTCTCCCACACCATCCAGCGTGCGGTCCTGATGCGAAGAACGCTTCTCACCCTTGCAGAACAGGAGCAGCGCTACCATGATCTCCAGAATGCAAACGATCTTATCCAGAGCGTGGCACCCGATGGCCGTTTCCTGTTCGTCAACAAAAAATGGACCGAAACGCTTGGATACGGGGAACAGGATCTCAGAACCTTAAAAGTGTTCGATATCATCCACGACGAGAGCCGCAACCACTGCATGGAAATCTTTCCCCGCGTGATAGCCGGGGAAAGTGTTGGTCTTATAGAAGCAACCTTCAAAACCCGCGATGGCAGGAAAATATATGTCGAAGGTATGGTCACCTCCCAAAGGACCGAAGGGAAACAGGTCTACACGCGGGGGATATTCAAGGATATAACCGATAAGAAAAATGCCGAAGCTGCCTTGATCGAGAGTGAGGCACGCTATCGCAATGTCGTCGAGGATCAGACCGAATTTATCTCCCGGTGCCGGCCCGATGGGGTCCATGTATTTGTCAACGATGCCTACTGCCGGTATTTCTCACTGGCCCGCGAGGAGGTTATCGGTCACCGTATAGTCCCAAAGATTTTCCCGGAGGATAAAAAACGGGTCGGCGACCATTTTGCCTCCCTGTCCCCCGACCATCCGGTTGCTTCGATAACCCACCGGATCATCCTTCCGGACGGGAGAATCCGGTGGCAGGAATGGTCAAACCGGGCTATCTTCGACAGTACCGGCAATGTTGTGGAGTACCAGTCGGTTGGCAGGGATGTCACCGATTTAAAGACTGCCGAGGAGGAACTGCTCCGGAAAAACGATGAGATCCATGCCGCATACGAACAGCTGGCAGCTGCCGAAGAGGAACTCCGCGGGCAGTACGACGAACTTGTCACGGGCGAGAAACGGATCCGCAACAGTGAGGAAAAGTACCGGACCCTCTTCAACAACACGATCGATGAAGTGTATATTCATGAACTGCAGCCGGATGGATCGCCTGGCATCTTCCTGGAAGTCAATGAGATCATGTGCAGCAAACTGGGATATACCCGTAATGAACTTCTACGGATGACCGTTCAGGATATCGTTTCGGATGCACACCGGAAAAAGATGGAGAATATCCGTCATCAGACTGTTGAGAACGGGATATCCACGTTCTATGCTGAACATATGAGAAAAGGTGGTTCAGTATTCCCTGTTGAGGTCAACATTCACCGGATAAGTCTTGAGGGAAAAACCGTTGTTCTTGCAGCAGCCCGGGACATAACCGAGCGAAAACGCGTTGAAGAAGCCCTTCGTGAACGGGATATGATGTTCCGGGTCATCTTCGACAACAGCCCGTATCCCATTGCTCTCAACCGGGTCCCGGACGGGAAATTCCTGGCAGTAAATGCCGCGTTCCTCCAGAGCAGCGGGTACTCAGAGTCCGAAGTGCTGGGAAAGAGCCCTGTCGATATCCGGCTCCTCTCTCTCCTGGATTATGGAAAACTCTCTTCTCATCTTCTCACAAAAGGCAAAATCGAGAACCTGCCCATGATCCTGCACGGCAAAACCGGCATACCGGTCCATGTGCTCTTCTCCACAATCCCGGTCACCATCAATAACCAGGCAGCCATTCTTACCGTAACTGCCGAGACAACCAAACTGAAACGGATTGAGGAGGAACTCCTCATAAAAAACAAGGAGATCCATACAGCGTATGAAAATATTGCTGCTGCTGAAGAAGAACTAAGATCCAATTACGAAGAGCTGGCAAAGAGAGACAGGGAACTTTTAGCAAGCGAGGAGCAGTTCCGGGCCCTGTTCCATGATAATCCCACCATGCTCTTCACGCTCGATCCTGATGGAAGTATTTCTTCCGTAAACCAATTCGGGGCAGAGTCCCTGGGCTATACGCCGGCCGAGCTTGCGGGCCGGCCGGTGATGGATGTCTTTTATCCCGAGGACCATTCGGCCGTCAATGAACAACTCCGGATCTGCCTGAAGTCTCCCGGTAAAATTTTTTCCTGGAGGTTCCGCAAGATCAAAAAGGATGGAACCGTCATCTGGGTCGATGAACGTGCCCGGGCAATTGCAGGACCCGATGGCATAAACCATGTTTTTGTTGTCTGCCAGGACATAACAGAACAGAAGCGGGCATATGATGAACTGAGGCTTCTCAAGATCTCCGTTGAGGAAGCATTTGACGAAGTGCTCTGGCTTGATTTCGATGGAAAAATCCTGTACGCCAATGAAGCCGCATGCCATATTTCCGGATACACTCACGAAGAGTTCGAAAAGATGAGCATTTTCGATCTTGACCCGGATTTTTCCCCGGACCGGTACAGGAAATCCATGGAGAATCTGCGAAAGAAAAAATCCCACATCTTCACAACCCGGCACCGGTGCAAGGATGGTACTCTCATTGAAGTCGAAGTCATGTCGGTCTATGTCAACCGGGACAATGGTGAATACAGTTTCTCCTTTGTACGGGATATCACCGAGCGAAAACAGACCGAGAAGATACTCCAGGTGACAAACAGAAAACTCAGTCTCCTCAACAGCATCACCCGTCATGATATTCTGAATAATATAACACTCCTTTCCGGCTATATCACCCTCATGCGGGATCTCATAAAAGATCCAAAAGCAATGAAGTATCTTGAGAAGATGGATTCGGCAAAAGTTCTCATCACCAAACAGATCGAATTTACCCGGATCTACCAGGACCTGGGAACTACCGAGCCTATCTGGCACGATATCGGGAATGTTGTGGAAAAATTACCGGTGCCGGAATACGTAACGCTGCACAACTCCTGTACCGGTGTCAGGGTATATGCCGATCCAATTCTTGAGAAAGTATTTTTTAGTCTTCTCGATAATACCCTGCGGCACGGCAAGCATGCCAAAACCGTCCGCGTCTCGGCAGAAGAAACCCCGGCCGGCCTGATAATCCGGTGGGAAGACGACGGGGCAGGCATCCCGTCCGATGAAAAAGAGATCATCTTCCAGCAGGGGTACGGGAAAAATACCGGCCTTGGCCTCTTCCTCTCCCGCGAGATCCTCTCGATTACCGGCATGACCATAATCGAGTCCGGCATACCCGGGAAGGGAGCCCGGTTTGAAATTACCGTACCCAAAGGAATATACCGGTATGTCCGGCAGTAA
- a CDS encoding 4Fe-4S binding protein has translation MKRKIISIDETKCTGCGQCIPDCPEGALQIIDGKARLVSDLFCDGLGACIGTCPEGAISIIEREAVPYDEKTVMSGIVKQGAPVIKAHLEHLAGHDQVAFYQQAIEYLMENSTPIPEHTPPSRKAGRENPCASHTQAGRMGEGVCQPVPDTKHPFAACPGSAARSIPREPGRGPRQPSGSGPSELRQWPIQLALLNPAASYFNNADLLISADCVPFAYAGFHADFLKGKILVLFCPKLDRDIEGYIDKLSLIFSRHTIRSITLLHMEVPCCGGVRYVVDKALEKAGITLPIEEKTITIDGTVK, from the coding sequence ATGAAACGAAAGATAATCAGCATCGATGAAACGAAGTGCACGGGCTGCGGCCAGTGCATCCCGGACTGTCCCGAGGGGGCGCTCCAGATCATTGATGGGAAAGCCCGGCTTGTGAGCGACCTGTTCTGCGACGGCCTTGGTGCCTGCATCGGCACCTGCCCGGAAGGTGCGATTTCCATAATCGAGCGCGAAGCCGTACCGTATGATGAAAAGACCGTGATGAGTGGTATTGTAAAACAGGGTGCACCGGTAATAAAAGCCCATCTCGAACATCTCGCCGGTCATGATCAGGTCGCGTTTTACCAGCAGGCAATCGAATATCTTATGGAAAACAGTACTCCCATACCGGAGCATACGCCCCCGTCCCGCAAAGCGGGAAGAGAAAACCCCTGTGCATCACATACCCAGGCCGGGAGAATGGGCGAAGGAGTATGCCAGCCGGTACCGGATACGAAACACCCATTTGCAGCCTGCCCGGGATCGGCAGCCCGGAGTATTCCAAGGGAACCGGGAAGGGGTCCGCGGCAGCCGTCCGGTTCAGGTCCATCGGAGCTCCGGCAATGGCCTATCCAGCTGGCACTCCTGAACCCGGCTGCCTCGTACTTCAACAATGCAGATCTTCTTATCTCAGCGGACTGCGTGCCGTTTGCATATGCCGGCTTTCATGCCGATTTCCTCAAAGGAAAGATCCTCGTTTTGTTTTGTCCGAAACTCGATCGCGATATCGAAGGGTACATCGACAAACTCTCCCTCATATTTTCCCGTCACACGATCAGGTCGATCACCCTCCTGCATATGGAAGTTCCCTGCTGTGGCGGAGTAAGGTACGTTGTCGACAAAGCACTGGAGAAAGCGGGAATCACTCTCCCGATTGAGGAGAAGACCATCACGATTGACGGGACGGTAAAATGA
- a CDS encoding pirin family protein — MPQVRPVAQILRARETIEGAGVRLHRAFGYSQIPLFDPFLMLDDFRADRPEDYLKGFPWHPHRGIETVTYMLEGRVEHGDSMGHQGNVSAGGIQWMTAGSGILHQEMPKPVNGRMGGFQLWVNLPRSNKMMAPRYQEIEAEEIPTVNLPGGARVRVICGTAGGITGPVRDIIADPEFLDITLEPEGEFRYPVRPGYTAAAYVIEGHGIIDPATNELGNRTMVLFGGEGSSIGIRTKKTGMRFLYFSGKPQGEPIAWGGPVVMNTRAELEQAFRELNDGTFIRKTY; from the coding sequence ATGCCACAGGTTCGACCGGTAGCGCAGATACTTCGTGCCCGCGAAACAATCGAAGGGGCCGGCGTCCGGCTTCACCGGGCATTTGGATATTCCCAGATTCCGCTCTTTGATCCGTTCCTTATGCTTGACGATTTCCGGGCAGATCGACCGGAAGATTACCTGAAAGGATTTCCCTGGCACCCGCACCGCGGGATCGAGACAGTGACGTACATGCTGGAGGGCCGGGTGGAGCATGGCGACAGCATGGGTCACCAGGGAAATGTCAGTGCCGGGGGGATCCAGTGGATGACCGCCGGCTCCGGAATCCTCCACCAGGAGATGCCAAAACCCGTCAACGGCCGCATGGGCGGGTTCCAGCTCTGGGTCAACCTGCCCCGGAGCAACAAGATGATGGCCCCGAGATACCAGGAGATTGAAGCTGAAGAGATCCCAACGGTGAATCTGCCGGGAGGCGCCAGGGTCCGGGTTATCTGCGGAACTGCCGGTGGAATTACGGGGCCCGTACGGGATATTATCGCAGACCCGGAATTCCTGGATATCACCCTTGAGCCGGAGGGCGAGTTCCGCTATCCGGTCAGGCCGGGGTATACAGCAGCAGCGTATGTGATCGAAGGCCATGGCATCATTGATCCTGCAACAAATGAGCTGGGAAACCGGACCATGGTCTTGTTTGGCGGGGAAGGATCATCGATAGGTATCAGGACCAAAAAGACGGGGATGAGATTCCTGTACTTCTCCGGCAAGCCTCAAGGAGAGCCCATTGCCTGGGGCGGGCCTGTTGTGATGAACACCCGGGCTGAACTGGAACAGGCATTCAGGGAACTGAATGACGGGACCTTCATCCGGAAAACATATTGA